A section of the Ovis canadensis isolate MfBH-ARS-UI-01 breed Bighorn chromosome 1, ARS-UI_OviCan_v2, whole genome shotgun sequence genome encodes:
- the LOC138416133 gene encoding SLAM family member 8-like isoform X1, which produces MTLSPLFLFLLDAHGVRQTEMGHCPEDLHLCWASRFLGFINLLLSIHSTGVKSSVTPGPGVQDSGAHVPMQGIQGGSVLFHVTEKQEADPEEVSWGFGSESNYRVFMRVHRGKDTPAWVSLQDKYQHRVHVPNVTSLRIENLTQEDSGHYRARASFTGGIEFNQVFLLAVYDPVPLPQILVKSASITPGWCNATLECTASQDTEDLKVTWGSMGLPRGQRITLDPPSNPWTLTLSLPLSQPSASLTCVVSNQVDQKTATLDLGEVCVSDSHGQVSADPLPCIIKAVVVMLLIPGLGLFLWKTRGKKRKIETGRARDQS; this is translated from the exons ATGacactctctcctctctttctgttCCTTCTAGATGCACATGGTGTCAGGCAGACTGAGATGGGGCACTGCCCGGAAGACCTCCACCTCTGCTGGGCCTCCAGGTTCCTGGGATTCATCAACCTCCTCCTCA GCATCCACAGCACTGGAGTCAAGAGTTCTGTAACACCTGGTCCTGGAGTTCAGGATTCTGGAGCCCATGTTCCCATGCAGGGGATCCAAGGAGGTTCTGTGTTGTTTCATGTGACCGAGAAGCAAGAAGCTGACCCAGAGGAGGTCTCGTGGGGCTTTGGCTCTGAGTCAAACTACAGAGTCTTCATGCGAGTCCACCGTGGGAAAGACACCCCAGCCTGGGTCAGCCTCCAGGACAAGTACCAGCACAGGGTCCATGTGCCCAATGTGACGTCCCTGAGGATTGAGAACCTGACCCAAGAGGACAGTGGGCACTACCGGGCTCGAGCCAGCTTCACTGGAGGAATAGAATTTAACCAGGTTTTCCTCCTCGCTGTCTATG ATCCTGTACCCCTTCCCCAGATCCTGGTCAAATCTGCATCCATCACACCAGGCTGGTGCAATGCCACCCTGGAGTGCACAGCCTCACAGGACACAGAGGACCTGAAGGTGACCTGGGGGAGCATGGGCCTTCCCAGAGGGCAGAGAATAACCCTGGATCCACCCTCAAACCCCTGGACCCTGACTCTGAGCCTGCCCCTGAGCCAACCCAGTGCCAGCTTGACCTGTGTGGTCAGCAATCAGGTGGACCAGAAAACTGCCACCTTAGACCTGGGGGAAGTCTGTGTCTCTG ATTCACATGGACAGGTCAGTGCTGACCCCCTGCCATGCATCATAAAGGCTGTTGTGGTTATGCTGTTGATCCCTGGACTTGGACTGTTCCTTTGGAAGACacgtgggaagaagaggaagatagAGACTGGAAGAG
- the LOC138416133 gene encoding SLAM family member 8-like isoform X3, with protein sequence MGHCPEDLHLCWASRFLGFINLLLSIHSTGVKSSVTPGPGVQDSGAHVPMQGIQGGSVLFHVTEKQEADPEEVSWGFGSESNYRVFMRVHRGKDTPAWVSLQDKYQHRVHVPNVTSLRIENLTQEDSGHYRARASFTGGIEFNQVFLLAVYDPVPLPQILVKSASITPGWCNATLECTASQDTEDLKVTWGSMGLPRGQRITLDPPSNPWTLTLSLPLSQPSASLTCVVSNQVDQKTATLDLGEVCVSARDQS encoded by the exons ATGGGGCACTGCCCGGAAGACCTCCACCTCTGCTGGGCCTCCAGGTTCCTGGGATTCATCAACCTCCTCCTCA GCATCCACAGCACTGGAGTCAAGAGTTCTGTAACACCTGGTCCTGGAGTTCAGGATTCTGGAGCCCATGTTCCCATGCAGGGGATCCAAGGAGGTTCTGTGTTGTTTCATGTGACCGAGAAGCAAGAAGCTGACCCAGAGGAGGTCTCGTGGGGCTTTGGCTCTGAGTCAAACTACAGAGTCTTCATGCGAGTCCACCGTGGGAAAGACACCCCAGCCTGGGTCAGCCTCCAGGACAAGTACCAGCACAGGGTCCATGTGCCCAATGTGACGTCCCTGAGGATTGAGAACCTGACCCAAGAGGACAGTGGGCACTACCGGGCTCGAGCCAGCTTCACTGGAGGAATAGAATTTAACCAGGTTTTCCTCCTCGCTGTCTATG ATCCTGTACCCCTTCCCCAGATCCTGGTCAAATCTGCATCCATCACACCAGGCTGGTGCAATGCCACCCTGGAGTGCACAGCCTCACAGGACACAGAGGACCTGAAGGTGACCTGGGGGAGCATGGGCCTTCCCAGAGGGCAGAGAATAACCCTGGATCCACCCTCAAACCCCTGGACCCTGACTCTGAGCCTGCCCCTGAGCCAACCCAGTGCCAGCTTGACCTGTGTGGTCAGCAATCAGGTGGACCAGAAAACTGCCACCTTAGACCTGGGGGAAGTCTGTGTCTCTG
- the LOC138416133 gene encoding SLAM family member 8-like isoform X2: MGHCPEDLHLCWASRFLGFINLLLSIHSTGVKSSVTPGPGVQDSGAHVPMQGIQGGSVLFHVTEKQEADPEEVSWGFGSESNYRVFMRVHRGKDTPAWVSLQDKYQHRVHVPNVTSLRIENLTQEDSGHYRARASFTGGIEFNQVFLLAVYDPVPLPQILVKSASITPGWCNATLECTASQDTEDLKVTWGSMGLPRGQRITLDPPSNPWTLTLSLPLSQPSASLTCVVSNQVDQKTATLDLGEVCVSDSHGQVSADPLPCIIKAVVVMLLIPGLGLFLWKTRGKKRKIETGRGRDQS, translated from the exons ATGGGGCACTGCCCGGAAGACCTCCACCTCTGCTGGGCCTCCAGGTTCCTGGGATTCATCAACCTCCTCCTCA GCATCCACAGCACTGGAGTCAAGAGTTCTGTAACACCTGGTCCTGGAGTTCAGGATTCTGGAGCCCATGTTCCCATGCAGGGGATCCAAGGAGGTTCTGTGTTGTTTCATGTGACCGAGAAGCAAGAAGCTGACCCAGAGGAGGTCTCGTGGGGCTTTGGCTCTGAGTCAAACTACAGAGTCTTCATGCGAGTCCACCGTGGGAAAGACACCCCAGCCTGGGTCAGCCTCCAGGACAAGTACCAGCACAGGGTCCATGTGCCCAATGTGACGTCCCTGAGGATTGAGAACCTGACCCAAGAGGACAGTGGGCACTACCGGGCTCGAGCCAGCTTCACTGGAGGAATAGAATTTAACCAGGTTTTCCTCCTCGCTGTCTATG ATCCTGTACCCCTTCCCCAGATCCTGGTCAAATCTGCATCCATCACACCAGGCTGGTGCAATGCCACCCTGGAGTGCACAGCCTCACAGGACACAGAGGACCTGAAGGTGACCTGGGGGAGCATGGGCCTTCCCAGAGGGCAGAGAATAACCCTGGATCCACCCTCAAACCCCTGGACCCTGACTCTGAGCCTGCCCCTGAGCCAACCCAGTGCCAGCTTGACCTGTGTGGTCAGCAATCAGGTGGACCAGAAAACTGCCACCTTAGACCTGGGGGAAGTCTGTGTCTCTG ATTCACATGGACAGGTCAGTGCTGACCCCCTGCCATGCATCATAAAGGCTGTTGTGGTTATGCTGTTGATCCCTGGACTTGGACTGTTCCTTTGGAAGACacgtgggaagaagaggaagatagAGACTGGAAGAGGCAG